From a region of the Trichoderma atroviride chromosome 6, complete sequence genome:
- a CDS encoding uncharacterized protein (SECRETED:SignalP(1-24)) has protein sequence MTAMWASPAFPAFGLFALAFSSDSSHVPTSQVRQGHSQGPSQRGRAPAAATVGISASRSRDYCWSIFEIFFLTTGLDRHRSIQSPMGAG, from the exons ATGACCGCCATGTGGGCTTCTCCCGCCTTTCCGGCGTTCGGCCTATTTGCATTAGCCTTCTCTAGCGATTCTTCCCACGTTCCCACGTCCCAGGTCCGACAAGGCCACAGCCAGGGCCCTTCGCAAAGAGGCAGAGCCCCTGCAGCGGCAACAGTTGGGATTAG TGCCTCAAGATCGCGAGATTACTGTTGGTCCATCTttgaaattttttttctcactaCCGGCCTGGACCGCCATCGATCAATCCAGAGCCCCATGGGTGCTGGCTAG